A genomic stretch from Litorilinea aerophila includes:
- a CDS encoding enolase C-terminal domain-like protein codes for MKITAVRLFRLSGILEHEGEFWEERLIRPIDIYPEHKQEGPNWLEPAGEGQYRITAHFLEIETDEGLTGIGGPMPADQAYIIGTQLKPLLLGHDPLAIERIWDRMYRFMVHGRKGVAMMAMSVVDCALWDLKGKWANAPVYTLLGGPTRERIPAYASMLGYSLDPELVHERAQEVVRQGYTATKWFFRDGPTDGVAGIQRNLRLVRTLREAVGPDVDIMLDCWMSWDVPYTIQMAARLEEYHPRWIEEPVLPDKIAQYAEIRRNVRIPISGGEHEYTRWGLKALMDAGACDVLQPDIYWAGGISETMKITALASAYDLPVIPHGHSVPATVHLIAAWPQTTCPLLEYLVKWNEIHQFFLKNPIKPVNGHVTLPTGPGIGMELDEAKIEERTELSY; via the coding sequence ATGAAGATCACCGCTGTACGTCTCTTCCGGCTGAGCGGCATTTTGGAACATGAGGGCGAATTCTGGGAGGAGCGCCTGATCCGCCCCATCGACATCTACCCGGAGCACAAGCAGGAAGGCCCCAACTGGCTGGAGCCGGCCGGCGAGGGCCAATATCGCATCACCGCCCACTTCCTGGAGATCGAGACCGACGAGGGGCTGACCGGCATCGGCGGCCCCATGCCGGCCGACCAGGCCTACATCATCGGCACCCAGCTCAAGCCCCTGCTCCTGGGCCACGATCCCCTGGCCATCGAACGCATCTGGGACCGCATGTACCGCTTCATGGTCCACGGCCGCAAGGGCGTCGCCATGATGGCCATGAGCGTGGTGGACTGCGCGCTGTGGGACCTGAAGGGGAAATGGGCCAACGCGCCCGTCTACACCCTGCTGGGAGGCCCCACCCGGGAGCGCATCCCCGCCTACGCCAGCATGTTGGGCTACTCCCTGGATCCGGAGCTGGTCCACGAACGGGCCCAGGAAGTGGTCCGCCAGGGCTACACCGCGACCAAGTGGTTCTTCCGGGATGGCCCCACCGACGGCGTGGCCGGCATCCAGCGCAACTTGCGGCTGGTGCGGACCCTGCGGGAAGCGGTCGGCCCGGACGTGGACATCATGCTGGACTGCTGGATGAGCTGGGACGTGCCCTACACCATCCAGATGGCGGCCCGCCTGGAGGAATACCACCCCCGCTGGATCGAGGAGCCGGTCCTGCCAGACAAGATCGCCCAGTACGCCGAGATCCGCCGCAACGTGCGCATCCCCATCTCCGGCGGCGAACACGAGTACACCCGCTGGGGGCTGAAGGCGCTCATGGACGCGGGCGCCTGCGACGTGCTACAGCCGGACATCTACTGGGCGGGCGGCATCTCCGAAACCATGAAGATCACCGCCCTGGCCTCGGCCTATGACCTGCCGGTGATCCCCCACGGCCACTCGGTGCCGGCCACCGTCCACCTCATCGCCGCCTGGCCCCAGACCACCTGCCCCCTGCTGGAATACCTGGTGAAGTGGAACGAGATCCACCAGTTTTTCCTGAAGAACCCCATCAAGCCGGTGAACGGCCACGTGACCCTGCCCACCGGCCCCGGCATCGGCATGGAGCT
- a CDS encoding PIG-L family deacetylase, with protein MNKRPVLLGIFAHPDDESFGPGGTLARYAAQGAAVHVIIATDGIAGSMEEGHRLRDHETLAQVRSAELANAAVALGLTSIWSLPYRDSGMRNSPDNQHPDALIQQPVEKLVAELADYYRRLQPQVIITHDPFGGYGHPDHVRVCQAATAAFYVTRSRPMPGVNGSEWPGPQKLYYTAFDKRMLKLMVRIMPFMGQDPTAVGRNRDINLVEISRWHTPVHARIDVGPYLAQKLAASQAHASQYSGGPTFIRVLPPFLRRRFLATDTYTRAFPAPDGRVERDLLAGL; from the coding sequence ATGAACAAGCGACCTGTGCTGTTGGGCATCTTCGCCCATCCAGACGACGAAAGTTTTGGCCCGGGCGGGACCCTGGCCCGCTATGCGGCCCAGGGGGCGGCCGTCCACGTGATCATTGCCACCGATGGCATCGCCGGCTCCATGGAAGAGGGCCACCGCCTGCGGGATCACGAGACCCTGGCCCAGGTCCGTTCCGCCGAGCTGGCCAACGCGGCCGTGGCCCTGGGGCTGACCAGCATCTGGTCCCTCCCCTACCGGGACAGCGGGATGCGCAACTCGCCGGACAACCAGCACCCGGACGCCCTGATTCAGCAGCCGGTGGAGAAGCTGGTGGCCGAGCTGGCCGACTACTACCGGCGGCTCCAGCCCCAGGTAATCATCACCCACGACCCCTTCGGCGGCTATGGCCATCCCGACCATGTGCGGGTTTGCCAGGCGGCCACCGCGGCTTTTTACGTGACCCGCAGCCGGCCCATGCCCGGGGTCAACGGAAGCGAGTGGCCCGGCCCCCAGAAGCTCTACTACACCGCCTTTGACAAGCGGATGCTGAAACTCATGGTGCGCATCATGCCCTTCATGGGCCAGGACCCGACGGCCGTGGGCCGTAACCGGGACATCAACCTGGTGGAGATCAGCCGCTGGCACACGCCCGTCCACGCCCGCATCGACGTGGGCCCTTATCTGGCCCAGAAGCTGGCTGCCAGCCAGGCCCACGCCAGCCAGTACAGCGGCGGCCCCACCTTCATCCGGGTGTTGCCGCCCTTCCTCCGACGCCGCTTTTTGGCCACAGATACCTACACCCGGGCCTTCCCCGCGCCCGACGGCCGGGTGGAACGAGATCTGCTGGCCGGGCTGTGA